The following are encoded together in the Oncorhynchus clarkii lewisi isolate Uvic-CL-2024 chromosome 25, UVic_Ocla_1.0, whole genome shotgun sequence genome:
- the LOC139384034 gene encoding transmembrane protein 234, whose product MVSVVEVLCLLLVAVLWGCTNPFLKRGTEGIEHVKKDSKLLHFLAEVKFLFLNIKYLIPFLLNQSGSLVYYFTLAATDLSLAVPVANSLTFLFTMLTGKLLGEEFGGKRAVGGMVLTMVGITLCIVSSIGETENKGQQNGTKVSP is encoded by the exons ATGGTGTCCGTGg TGGAGGTACTATGCCTCCTGCTGGTAGCTGTGCTGTGGGGCTGCACCAACCCATTTCTGAAGAGAGGCACAGAGGGGATTGAACATGTGAAAAAGGATAGCAAGCTTCTTCACTTCCTGGCAGAGGTTAAGTTCCTGTTTTTAAACATCAAG TACCTGATACCATTCCTACTAAATCAGAGTGGGTCCTTGGTGTACTACTTCACTCTTGCCGCCACAG ATCTGTCTCTGGCTGTGCCCGTGGCCAACTCCCTCACCTTCCTCTTCACCATGCTCACTGGGAAGCTACTCGGGGAGGAGTTTGGAGGGAAAA GAGCTGTTGGAGGGATGGTCCTCACCATGGTGGGCATCACTCTATGCATAGTGAGCTCTATCGGTGAGACTGAGAACAAGGGGCAGCAGAATGGCACAAAGGTCTCACCATAG